Proteins encoded together in one Aeromonas encheleia window:
- a CDS encoding PilZ domain-containing protein, producing the protein MQEQFFSVTHATPVNVIPMPADFHLPTLEALDAELPEPFRIASSITSIDMMSSRLLRNQNESMHDLVEIINQQSRKIDMIMGYVLAVQDHPEHRFHTLRFGAGQLTYLHPRQGHGEAPRVHQLVRLKIFLREEASAVYCYAEVKHLEPSEHGVHVVLDYVRIREDDRELLVRASLHVQSKQLKLRAQERQR; encoded by the coding sequence ATGCAGGAACAGTTCTTCAGCGTCACCCATGCCACGCCGGTCAATGTGATCCCCATGCCGGCCGACTTTCACCTGCCGACGCTGGAGGCACTGGACGCCGAGCTGCCCGAACCCTTTCGCATCGCCTCCTCCATCACCTCCATCGACATGATGAGCAGCCGCCTGCTGCGCAACCAGAACGAGTCGATGCACGATCTGGTGGAGATCATCAACCAGCAGTCGCGCAAGATCGACATGATCATGGGCTATGTGCTGGCGGTGCAGGATCACCCCGAGCATCGCTTCCACACCCTGCGCTTTGGCGCCGGTCAGCTCACCTACCTGCATCCACGTCAGGGGCATGGGGAGGCGCCGAGGGTCCATCAGCTGGTGCGCCTCAAGATCTTCCTTCGCGAGGAAGCCTCCGCCGTCTACTGCTATGCCGAGGTCAAACACCTGGAGCCGAGCGAACATGGCGTGCACGTGGTGCTCGACTATGTGCGGATCCGCGAGGATGACCGGGAACTGCTGGTGCGCGCCAGCCTGCATGTGCAATCGAAACAGCTAAAACTGCGTGCCCAAGAGCGTCAGCGCTAA
- a CDS encoding lipoprotein-releasing ABC transporter permease subunit, producing the protein MKTGLFQPLSLAIGLRYAGSRRSNRFVSFISLFSTFGIAIGVAALMVVISVMNGFEGQLKGRILGVIPHVVVTNTAGRMEVAPPGLPDLAGLPHVVAHAPMLDSEGMLQSPGQLTGVSVQGIDPAQWPKDDILHAQMLGGRLDSLQRGEYHIVLGQGVANRLKVSIGDQVRLILTEGTRFTPFGRVPTQRLFTVSGIFGVGADVDSQVALIALGDAQRMLRLPEGTVGGIRLWLDDPFAADQVIKTPLPDGLEWQDWRRERGELFQAVAMEKRMMGLMLVLIIAVATFNILSALVMVVTDKEGEVAILRTMGMSESGIVKIFMVLGASSGVIGALFGGLAGLGLSLGLNPLLDAVGLNLYMAAGGSGLPVIVEPAQVVTILLGAVLLSFSATLYPAARAARVKPAEALRYE; encoded by the coding sequence TTGAAGACTGGACTTTTTCAGCCACTGTCGCTGGCCATCGGCCTGCGTTATGCAGGCTCACGACGCAGTAACCGCTTCGTTTCATTCATCTCCCTCTTCTCCACCTTCGGCATCGCCATCGGGGTCGCGGCCCTGATGGTGGTCATCTCTGTGATGAACGGTTTCGAGGGGCAGCTCAAGGGCCGCATCCTCGGGGTGATCCCCCATGTGGTGGTGACCAATACCGCCGGCCGGATGGAGGTGGCGCCCCCTGGCCTGCCCGATCTGGCCGGGCTGCCCCACGTGGTCGCCCATGCCCCCATGCTCGACAGCGAAGGCATGTTGCAGAGCCCGGGCCAGCTCACCGGCGTCAGCGTGCAGGGCATAGATCCGGCGCAGTGGCCCAAGGATGACATCCTGCACGCCCAGATGCTGGGCGGGCGGCTGGACAGCCTGCAGCGCGGTGAATACCACATAGTGCTGGGGCAGGGGGTGGCCAACCGCCTCAAGGTGTCCATCGGCGACCAGGTGCGTCTCATCCTGACCGAGGGCACCCGCTTCACGCCTTTTGGTCGGGTACCGACCCAGCGGCTGTTCACCGTCTCCGGCATCTTCGGGGTCGGCGCCGACGTGGACAGCCAGGTGGCGCTGATCGCGCTCGGCGACGCCCAGCGCATGCTGCGCCTGCCCGAAGGCACAGTCGGCGGCATTCGCCTCTGGCTGGATGATCCCTTCGCCGCCGATCAGGTGATCAAGACCCCCTTGCCCGACGGGCTGGAGTGGCAGGATTGGCGCCGCGAGCGCGGCGAGCTGTTCCAGGCGGTGGCCATGGAGAAACGCATGATGGGGCTGATGCTGGTGCTGATCATCGCGGTCGCCACCTTCAATATCCTCTCCGCCCTGGTGATGGTGGTCACCGACAAGGAAGGGGAGGTCGCCATCCTGCGGACCATGGGCATGAGCGAGTCCGGTATCGTCAAGATCTTCATGGTGCTGGGGGCGTCGAGTGGCGTCATAGGCGCGCTGTTTGGTGGTTTGGCGGGACTTGGCCTCTCCCTGGGGCTCAACCCCCTACTCGATGCGGTGGGGCTCAACCTCTATATGGCCGCCGGCGGCTCTGGCCTGCCGGTGATCGTCGAGCCCGCCCAGGTCGTCACCATCTTGCTGGGCGCCGTGCTGCTCAGCTTCAGCGCCACCCTCTACCCTGCGGCCCGTGCGGCCCGGGTGAAACCGGCCGAGGCGCTGCGTTATGAATAA
- the lolD gene encoding lipoprotein-releasing ABC transporter ATP-binding protein LolD, whose protein sequence is MNESLSRNAQPREPLLRCEALNHVYKEGHLETQVLKGIDLSVAPGEMLAVVGSSGSGKTTLLHLMGALDNPSSGTVLFKGQDIHHWDSRTQARFRNQELGFVYQFHHLLAEFTALENTAMPLLIAGESVASATDKATRMLGRVGLSHRLHHRPSELSGGERQRVAIARALVNEPSLVLADEPTGNLDHASATAVYELLCELNRELGTAFVVVTHDLSLAAKLHRRVTLVSGIMAEVA, encoded by the coding sequence ATGAATGAGTCCTTATCACGTAACGCTCAGCCGCGTGAACCTCTGCTGCGTTGCGAGGCACTGAATCATGTCTACAAAGAGGGCCATCTCGAGACTCAGGTGCTCAAGGGGATAGATCTCAGCGTGGCCCCCGGCGAGATGCTGGCGGTGGTGGGCAGCTCGGGTTCGGGCAAGACCACCCTGCTGCACCTGATGGGGGCGCTAGACAACCCTTCCAGCGGCACCGTGCTGTTCAAGGGGCAGGATATCCATCACTGGGACAGCCGTACCCAGGCCAGGTTCCGCAACCAGGAGCTGGGCTTCGTCTATCAGTTCCACCATCTGCTGGCCGAGTTCACCGCGCTGGAGAACACCGCCATGCCGCTGCTGATCGCCGGCGAATCGGTGGCGAGCGCCACCGACAAGGCGACCCGGATGCTGGGGCGGGTGGGGCTCTCCCATCGCCTGCACCACAGACCGTCCGAGCTCTCCGGTGGCGAACGCCAGCGGGTGGCCATCGCCCGCGCCCTGGTCAACGAGCCGAGTCTGGTGCTGGCGGACGAGCCGACCGGCAACCTGGATCACGCCAGTGCCACCGCCGTCTACGAACTGCTGTGCGAGTTGAACCGGGAGCTGGGCACCGCCTTCGTGGTGGTGACCCATGACTTGAGCCTCGCCGCCAAGCTGCATCGCCGGGTGACCCTGGTGAGCGGCATCATGGCGGAGGTCGCCTGA